Proteins from a genomic interval of Lolium perenne isolate Kyuss_39 chromosome 1, Kyuss_2.0, whole genome shotgun sequence:
- the LOC127321314 gene encoding histone H3.2, translating into MARTKQTARKSTGGKAPRKQLATKAARKSAPATGGVKKPHRFRPGTVALREIRKYQKSTELLIRKLPFQRLVREIAQDFKTDLRFQSSAVSALQEAAEAYLVGLFEDTNLCAIHAKRVTIMPKDIQLARRIRGERA; encoded by the coding sequence ATGGCCCGCACGAAGCAGACGGCGAGGAAGTCGACGGGTGGCAAGGCCCCGCGGAAGCAGCTGGCGACCAAGGCGGCGCGCAAGTCGGCCCCGGCGACGGGCGGCGTGAAGAAGCCGCACCGCTTCAGGCCCGGCACCGTCGCGCTGCGCGAGATCCGCAAGTACCAGAAGAGCACGGAGCTGCTCATCCGCAAGCTGCCCTTCCAGCGCCTCGTGCGGGAGATCGCGCAGGACTTCAAGACCGACCTGCGGTTCCAGAGCTCCGCCGTCTCCGCGCTGCAGGAGGCCGCCGAGGCGTACCTCGTGGGGCTGTTTGAGGACACCAACCTCTGCGCCATCCACGCCAAGCGCGTCACCATCATGCCCAAGGATATCCAGCTCGCGCGCCGCATCAGGGGCGAGAGGGCATAG
- the LOC127321315 gene encoding BI1-like protein encodes MASASEMQPLAPSGYRRAPEMKEKVEASFVDLEAGNGETLYPGISRGENALRWGFIRKVYGILCAQLLLTTLVSAVTVFHPTLNATLSSNPVLALLLAVVPFILMIPLYHYQHRHPHNLVFLGLFTLCLSFSIGVACANTEGTIVLQALVLTSAVVVSLTAYTFWASKKGKEFGYLGPFLFSALTILVITSFIQVFFPFGPASNVLIGGFGALVFSGFIIYDTENLIKRHSYDEYIWASVELYLDILNLFLTILQMLKQNDN; translated from the exons ATGGCGTCGGCGTCGGAGATGCAGCCGCTAGCGCCGTCGGGGTACCGCCGGGCGCCGGAgatgaaggagaaggtggaggcgtCGTTCGTGGACCTGGAGGCGGGCAACGGGGAGACGCTCTACCCGGGGATCTCGCGCGGCGAGAACGCGCTCCGCTGGGGCTTCATCCGCAAGGTCTACGGCATCCTCTGCGCGCAGCTGCTCCTCACCACCCTCGTCTCCGCCGTCACCGTCTTCCACCCCACCCTCAACGCCACGCTCTCCTCCAACCCGGTCCTCGCGCTCCTGCTTGCCGTCGTCCCCTTCATCC TGATGATCCCATTGTATCACTACCAGCACAGGCACCCGCACAACTTGGTTTTCCTCGGTTTGTTCACCCTATGCTTGAGCTTCAGCATTGGAGTGGCGTGTGCAAACACTGAAG GAACAATTGTGCTCCAGGCATTGGTACTGACTTCAGCTGTGGTTGTCTCCCTGACTGCATATACATTCTGGGCCTCAAAGAAGGGCAAGGAATTTGGTTATCTTGGaccattcttgttttctgctcttACTATCCTTGTCATAACAAGCTTTATCCAG GTTTTCTTCCCATTTGGACCTGCATCGAATGTCCTGATCGGCGGGTTTGGAGCTCTAGTCTTCTCAGGCTTCATCATCTACGACACCGAGAACTTGATCAAGCGCCACTCTTATGACGAGTACATCTGGGCGTCTGTTGAGCTTTACCTCGACATCCTCAACCTGTTCCTCACCATCCTACAGATGCTCAAGCAAAATGATAACTAA